The Opitutaceae bacterium nucleotide sequence GGTGCAGCGGCCCGACCCGTCCCCTCCATTGGCTCCCGTCTCCAGACAAATCCGATACAACGAGGGCAGATCCGTAGAACGGTAGGGGCGGAGGTTCATCGCGTCGGGAGCTTGGACGAAGCCCCAACCGAAATCAACCCACTCCGGTGCAGGATCCCGGGGCCGGATCTGGGTTCGGGTCCAGCTTTCAGGTCGTTCAACCCGACGGGTTTTCCCGATGCCCGGCGAACTCCTGGAGCAGATCCATCATTTCCCGGTCAAGAAGGCCCCCCTCAACCGTTTCATAAACCACGTCATCCCGGTCGCTGTTCATTGGACCGAAACTGCCCCGGAAATTCCACATCGACCAGCCGAAGCCCGCAATGGTGTAGTTTTCGAGGACATCCCGCAACCAGGCGATGACCACCGGATGCGGAGTCCGGTTGTAGACTCCAAATTCGCCCACCATCACCCCGACCCCCTGCGCCTCGAGATCCTTCCACTCCTGGAGATGGCGCTCCCAGAGATCCGCCCGATCTCCTCCGCCTGCCGTGAGCGACGGTCCGGCTTCATCAACCCCCCAAGTCAGGACAAAATCCTGCCGCGACCCCCAGTCCCCAGCCCCGGGCTGCAAAACCGCCTCGGGGCCGTCGGGTTCGACTTCCCGGATCCCCACTTGCGCCAGCGTCAACCAGTCACCCTCCGTATTTTGTATCCTAATTTCCGATACGCCGGCCGGAACGTCGATCAGGTAGTCCCGGTTGTAGGTGTTTTGATAGAGCCCCCATTCTTCCTTGTAGACGACGGTTTCCCACTCCCCTTCACCCGGCCCTGGTTCGAAGACACGGTCGAAAAGGGTTGCCTCATCCCCTGACACGACCAGCCGTGCGCGGTCCGAGACCACGGCGACCCGGATGCGCAGGGAAACCGGACGCTCAAAGGGTCCCGCGATGACCATCGCGCTCCGGAATTCCGGTTTCTCGGGACCATAGAGATAGGTGCTGACGCCGTTTCCCGGCCAGTAAGGGACGGGCCAGCTGGAGGATCCGTCGACCCAGTCCGCCTGGTAATGCGTCAGATTGAACGGTTCATAGCCGTGCTTGGACTGTGCGACCCGGAGCGGAATCAGTTCCGGAACCGACCGGGTGGCGAAGTCCAGACCGTCCGCGATGATCAGGCGGTCGGGATCTTCCTCCCGGATGGCGTCGGCCAGGATCTTGACGACCGCCGCATACTGGGTGCCGGTCAGCATTCCGGCCGGTTCATTCAGGAGGTTGAAGCTCAGGCGTGAATTGGGGATGCCCCGGTATCGCTCGGCGAACATCCGCCAATGGGCCGCCGCCGCCGCCTGGGTGGCCGGGTCGGTCCAGAGGCTGGTGGATTCGGCCGGTGAAGCCACCGTATAGCCGGGAATCCGGTGGAGGTTGAGGTCGATATGGATTCCGTACTCTCCGCCCCAGGCGACCGCCTGGTCGATCTCGGCCAGAATCGCCTCGTCAAAGGCCAGCCAGTCGCCGCCCTTGATATAGGTCCGGTAATCCATCGGCAGCCGGGCGAAATTGAACCCGTAGGCCGCCATCATCCGGAAGTCCTCCTCCTTGTAGGGTCCGTTGCTCCAATCCAGGTGGAACTTCTCCAGAAGATTGAAGCCGTGCCAGGCCGGCAGCCTGTCCCAGCTCGCCTCGGGCAGAGCCGGTGGATCGGCCCGTGCAGCCCCGGCGACCAGACTCAGTGCGACCCAAAAGAAGAGGAGACCCGGGCCGGCATTTCCTGATGAAGATGCATTGGGGTTCGCCATTGACATCCGCCGAGTTTGACCGGCTCAAGGACCCGGATCAACCGAATTGATCGTCGTGACTTCCGTATCGGGCGGACAACTCCGCAGCGGGCATCGGCGTCCTGCAGCAGCCGCTCCCCGGCGGTTATCAAAGGACGATCAGGACCCCCATCAGCAAAGCCGCCAGGACAGCGGTCGCGCCGATTGGAAAGGTACTGCCCCGGGCATTGAGCAGGAGAAGGTTCCGACGCTTCTCGATCTCGGCCTCATTCCGCCCCCCGATCGTCCAATAGACCTTCATCAACCGGGCCCAAATCCGGATCGGACCGATCCTGGCGTTCGCGCTCAGACGACCGACCAGGCCGTCGACCACGATTCTTTGGGTCCACGTATTGAGTCCGTTGAGCAGGCGGGCGGCCAGGTTGTAGAAGAGCACTCCGCCCTTTCGATAGAACCAATCCGCATCCAGGTTGATGGCCCGTTTTTCAGACGGGTAGTAGCCGGAGAGAAGAAGCAGGGTAAAGGCGAGGGCGGAGAAGAGTAGCAGCAGGAACTGGCCATTGACGTGCCCGAAGGTATACGGGTTGTAGTCGGTCGGGAACGGCAAGAGACCGTAGAGTACCTTGTATCCGGATACAGGGAACGCCAGAAAGATGCACAGGAAGGCGGCGATCGACATCGCGACCAGCATATTGGTCGGCGCTTCCTTCACCCGGATACCCGAATCGTGTGAGAAGAAGGCGAAAAACGGGATCTTGATACCGGCATGGTGAAAGACACCGGCCGAGGCGAAAAGCAAAGCCAACCAGACAATGGTATGGTGGTTTTCGGCGGCGGCGGTCATGACCATCGACTTGCTCACGAAACCGCTGAAGAGGGGAAAGGCCGAAATGGAGGCGGCGCCAATGCAGCAGAAAATACAGGTCAGGGGCATTGAGCGGAAGAGACCGCCCAGTTCAGTTGCCTTCGATTTGCCGGTCTGGTGGATGACCGCGCCGATCGACATGAAAAGCAGTGCTTTGTAAAGGATGTGGCAATAGGCGTGCGCGGCGGTTCCGTTCAGCGAGAGTGCGGTGCCGACCCCGATGCCCACCATCATGAAACCGACCTGGTTGATCAGGCTGTAGGCAAGGACCCGGCGAAGATCATTCTCGATAACGGCATAGAAAATCGGGAAGAGCGCCATGGCCGTCCCGATCCAGAGGAGGGCGGACTCACCCGGAAAGCCGCGGGCCAACACATATACCGCGGTCTTCGTGGTGAAGGTGGCCATGAAAACCGTGCCCCCGATGCTGGCCTCCGGATACGCATCGGGCAACCAGGCATGGAGGAAGGGCCAGGCGCAGTTCACACCGAATCCGACAAAAATGAGAATGCCGGACCAACCGCCCAGCCCGACAAAGTTGAACGCGGTGGTGCCGTTCTCGGCAATGTGGAGAACAATGCCCGCAAGAAGAATAAGGCCGCCGGTCACGTGGACCAGCAGGTAACGGAAGGCCGCTCTCTTTGAGGCATCCTTTCGCCGGGCCAGGGTAAGCCCGACGGCACAGAGGGTCAGCAACTCCCAGAAAATGAAGAGCGTCAGCAGATCGCCCGCAAACACGACCCCCAGTGAACTCCCCGCATAGACCATGGCCGACATGTACTCCAGGTCGTCGCGGGTATGCAGGATATAGATGAAACCGATGATCGTGATCAGCGAAAAGATGTTGCCGAAGATCAGGGTGAATCGATCGATCCGACCGAAGACCAGGTCGAAATCGAGAAACTGGACAGTCCAGAACATCCCCTCGCTCAATCCCAGAACATTGATGAATCCGAGGACGGGCAGGGCGACGAGGTAAACCGATTTCACCTTCCCCTTGAGGAAGGGAATCAGAAGGGCTCCCAGGATCAGGATGAATGCTGGAGGCAGATCAATCACGGTGCTTGGAGGGATGATCGTAGTAATCCTCGGGCCGGATCACGACTGGTCGGAGAAGGTATTTGGACACCATTACGAGCAGGACACAGGAAACGAAACCATAC carries:
- a CDS encoding cellulase family glycosylhydrolase; this translates as MANPNASSSGNAGPGLLFFWVALSLVAGAARADPPALPEASWDRLPAWHGFNLLEKFHLDWSNGPYKEEDFRMMAAYGFNFARLPMDYRTYIKGGDWLAFDEAILAEIDQAVAWGGEYGIHIDLNLHRIPGYTVASPAESTSLWTDPATQAAAAAHWRMFAERYRGIPNSRLSFNLLNEPAGMLTGTQYAAVVKILADAIREEDPDRLIIADGLDFATRSVPELIPLRVAQSKHGYEPFNLTHYQADWVDGSSSWPVPYWPGNGVSTYLYGPEKPEFRSAMVIAGPFERPVSLRIRVAVVSDRARLVVSGDEATLFDRVFEPGPGEGEWETVVYKEEWGLYQNTYNRDYLIDVPAGVSEIRIQNTEGDWLTLAQVGIREVEPDGPEAVLQPGAGDWGSRQDFVLTWGVDEAGPSLTAGGGDRADLWERHLQEWKDLEAQGVGVMVGEFGVYNRTPHPVVIAWLRDVLENYTIAGFGWSMWNFRGSFGPMNSDRDDVVYETVEGGLLDREMMDLLQEFAGHRENPSG
- a CDS encoding Na(+)/H(+) antiporter subunit D, whose product is MIDLPPAFILILGALLIPFLKGKVKSVYLVALPVLGFINVLGLSEGMFWTVQFLDFDLVFGRIDRFTLIFGNIFSLITIIGFIYILHTRDDLEYMSAMVYAGSSLGVVFAGDLLTLFIFWELLTLCAVGLTLARRKDASKRAAFRYLLVHVTGGLILLAGIVLHIAENGTTAFNFVGLGGWSGILIFVGFGVNCAWPFLHAWLPDAYPEASIGGTVFMATFTTKTAVYVLARGFPGESALLWIGTAMALFPIFYAVIENDLRRVLAYSLINQVGFMMVGIGVGTALSLNGTAAHAYCHILYKALLFMSIGAVIHQTGKSKATELGGLFRSMPLTCIFCCIGAASISAFPLFSGFVSKSMVMTAAAENHHTIVWLALLFASAGVFHHAGIKIPFFAFFSHDSGIRVKEAPTNMLVAMSIAAFLCIFLAFPVSGYKVLYGLLPFPTDYNPYTFGHVNGQFLLLLFSALAFTLLLLSGYYPSEKRAINLDADWFYRKGGVLFYNLAARLLNGLNTWTQRIVVDGLVGRLSANARIGPIRIWARLMKVYWTIGGRNEAEIEKRRNLLLLNARGSTFPIGATAVLAALLMGVLIVL